GCTGCCCCACGACCGTTGCCAACGTCGAGACGGTCGCCGTGGCTCCGACGATTATCCGCCGTGGCCCCAAGTGGTTCGCTGGCTTTGGCCGCGACAAGAACCACGGAACGAAGCTCTACGCGATTTCGGGCCACGTCAACAAGCCCTGTGTCGTGGAGGAGGAGATGAGCATTCCCCTCCGCGAGCTCATCGACAAGCactgcggcggcgtccgTGGCGGCTGGGACAACCTCCTGTCCGTGATCCCGGGTGGTTCGTCGACCCCTATGATGCCCAAGGACGTCTGCGGTGAGGCCCTGATGGACTTTgactcgctgcgcgactgCCAGTCGGCGCTCGGTACCGGTGCGGTGATTGTCATGGACCAATCCACCGACCTGATCCACGCCATCTCGCGCCTGACCAAGTTCTACCAGCACGAGAGCTGTGGCCAGTgcacgccgtgccgcgAGGGTACGACGTGGCTGAGCAACATGATGTCCCGCTTCGAAAAGGGCCGCGGTGCGCTCCGTGAGATCGACATGATCTGGGAGCTCACCAAGCAGATGGAGGGCCACACCATCTGCGGTCTCGCGGACGCGACCGCGTGGCCGATCCAGGGTCTTCTGCGCCACTTCCGTCCTcgtgtcgaggagcgcatgcgcgagtacgaggccgagcacggcccCGTGCTCttcggcggccgcctcgcgagcgagcgcccCGAGGACCTCGCCATGCCGCAGAACCTGTCCTTCCCCAACCAGGAGTCGAAGGACAACTTTGCCCCGGGCGTGCCGGGTGCGTAGACGTAGTGTAGTGAATGCATTGCGTATGGACAGCTATCGGAGGACCCTACTCCTTCTTGTCCTccttgtcgcgcagcgcggcctcgcgctggagctcGGCAATGAACCTGCGTCAGAAAGCGTGCCTACCAGTTCACCGAGACAAATAGACACACGGAGAGGAGCAGAAGCGCCATCACATGCCCGTTGCCGCCCGACACGAGCAGGAGCCCAATGAGGGTGATGAACAGGCCATAGAACGCCAGGTTCATCACACGGTGCGTCGGCGTGTTGACGCCTTCGTGGAACACGCTCTCCCACACCCCCTCTAGGGTCGACGCGACACCCATCGTCGTCGGAATGTGCTTTGTCAGCTTTCACAACCATGGCTCATCTGCTCGGCCGCTGGTCCGAGTCGAAtcgtgcggcgcccagCGTGCACATTGACTGGTCGCTGTACGGCGGAAACGAAACGttgccgccgacgagcaaTGTGCCGGGCGCCAAGTGGATGCCCAAGGCGGCGAAGCAGGCGATGCCCGCCGACGATTTTCTCTGGGCCCTGAACGAGGAGCCACACaggacgcgccgcatggCAATCCTCAAAGCACACCCCGAGATCCGCAAGCTCATGGGGCACGAGCCTCTCACCAAGTACGTGGTCATGTCGGTGGCCGTGATGCAGCTCTCGATCGCGCTCGCGATGTGGGCGAACGGGATCCACCCGCTCGACTGGCGCTTCCTCCTCACTGCGTATGTGATCGGTGGCACGGCGAACCAGCACATCTTTCTTGCGATCCACGAGATCACGCACAACCTTGCGTTTAAGAGCATCCGTGCGAATCGCATCCTGGCGATCGTCGCGAATCTGCCGATCGGCATTCCGTATGCAATGACCTTTAAGCCCTACCACATTGAGCACCAcaagcacctcggcgaggacggcATCGATACGGATATGCCGACCAAGTACGAGCTGTGGTGCCTGAACAAtgtgctcggcaaggcgtTCTTTGCCACCTTCCAGCTGCTCTTTtacgcgctgcgccccggcctggtgcgtgtgcagcgactcgggccGTGGCACTTTGCGAATATcggcctgcagctcgcTTTTGACGCGCTCCTGTACGAGgcgtgcggccgctcgTGGACGCCGCTGCTGTACCTGCTCATGAGCTCCTTCTTTGCTGGCTCGCTGCACCCCATGGCCGGCCACTTTATCGCGGAGCACTACATGTTTTCGCAGATCCAGCAGGAGACGTGGAGCTACTACGGGCCGCTGAACATCTTCCTGTACAATGTCGGCTACCACAACGAGCACCACGACTTTCCCTCTGTACCGTGGACACGTCTGCCGGAGCTCCACAAGATCGCGTCGGAGTTTTATACGGTGCTGCCGTACCATACCTCGTGGACGATGGTTATTCTCCAGTTCATCTTTTCCGACCACTCTGGCATGAACATGCGCGTGAAGCGCAAACATTCGGGGCCGGATCCCGTGCAGGAGCAGCCGATTGAAGACGCACCCGAACATACCGGCTGGGAGCTCCGTCCGCAGCCTCTCCGTACATAGACCCAATCGGGCTATCGGGCCCACCTCTCCCCACGATGCCGTCCGAGTCGAGTTTGCCCGCGTGGCCGCCGCAGGAGCTGATTGaagcgacgcggtgcgcgtcggtgACGGGCGATGCGCGTGACTATGCCTTGTCGCACGGCCTCGTGTaccgcgcgctgcccgCGGAAaagggcggcgtgccgccgcaggACACGACCATCCATGCGCCGATCACGCTGCTCCCGACGCCGTTCCCTCGCTTTCTCTTTAacaaggcgcaggagctACAGCCGCTGTACAACCAGCTGtatgcgcgcctcgcgcttgaTGAGCAGTTTATCAAGTCGATCATGGAGAGCTCGGTggtgcacgtcgacgaATTCCAGGCGAAGCTCTACGAGATCTGGCgcacggtgctcgacgagggccTCACGCAggatgcgcagctcggcctctttCGCTCAGACTACCTGATGCACTCGAGCGCGGAGGCAGGCCTCGAGCTGAAGCAGGTCGAGTTCAACACGATCTCGGCGTCGTTCGGGCCGCTGTgcacgcgcacctcgcAGCTGCACCACTTTCTCCTGCACAAGGGCGCATACGAGGCGCTGAGcccggtgctgcgcaaggaaAACATGCCCAAGAACGAGGCGCTTACCACGCTTGGCGCCGGCCTTGCAGACGCGCACAACTACTATGTACACGAGTCGCGCGATGCACAGCACGCCGTCAAGCCGGCGATCCTGTTTGTGGTGCaaggcgacgagcgcaacACGTTTGACCAGCGCGCGATCGAGATGGAGCTCATGGCCGAGCACGGGATTCCAGTGATccgtgcgacgctcgaggatctgtcgaccaccgcgtcgctgcacggcaacgagcgcgtgctcgtgctgcaGTCGCCGGTGAGCCACGCGCCGATCGAGATCTCGGTGGTGTACTTCCGCACGGGCTACAGCCCGGAGGACTACAGCACGGACAAGGCGTGGGACGTCCGCCTgatgctcgagcgcagccacGCCATCAAGTGCCCGACGATCGCACTGCAGCTCGTTGGCTCCAAAAAGGCACAGCAGGTGCTTGCCGAGCCGGGTGTGCTTGAAAAGTACATTGGCCACGACGCGgaccagctgcgcctctcGTTTGCGCAGCTCTGGCCGATGGACCCCAAGACGGACCTCGGGAAGGAGGCGAtccgccttgcgcgcgaaGAGCCGCACAACTACGTGCTCAagccgcagcgcgagggcgGGGGGCACAATATCTACAAGGACGATATTCCCGCCGCCCTCGACGCGATGGAGAAGCGCGACAAGgagcgcgcagcgcgcggcgaggacaGTGTGGTGAAAGAGTGCGAGGGATACATCCTCATGAGCCTCATCAACGTCCCGCCGAACCGCGGCAacctgctcctgcgcgCGGGCCACAGCGTACCGGCCGCGGAGCACATCAAGGACACGGTGAGCGAGCTCGGAGTCTATGGCACGACGCTCTTtacgccgagcgacgtcATCGAAGATCGCTCGGGCGGGTACCTCTTGCGCACTAAGGCCAaggagagcgacgagggTGGCGTCGCGGTGGGGTTCAGTGTAATCGATACGCCGGTACTGGTATAGTCTACAAAGTAGTGCCTTGGAGCGTATgcagctgcttgcgctcctgcgcaagggCTTCTTCGAGCAGGATGAGCTCGCCGTCGATCtctgcacgccgctgcagcaggcgctcttTGTACTCGTCATTCGACAGGGGAACAATGGGGTTGTGCTTTTCGATGAACGCTCGGATACTCCCTTTCGGCTTGGAGGGCCGCTCGTGCCCCACGTCGGGCTCGGGTGCCGTGTcgaccgacggcgcggcgggctgcgggggcgccgccgcttctTTTCGCATCAGCGCGCGCACACCGATCGTGGCCTCGTTCGAGGCGACCTGTACAATGGTGCACAGGCCCGCCACGGTCAGGATCCCCGGCACGATCGGGCGCCGCATAAACCCTGCTGCAACGGCgcccaccgcgccgcccgacaaAAAGGTCGCCCGTAGGTCGTGCATATGGGGATTCTCTGGCCCAGTCCAGTTTCGCTGAACGATCGGACGCACGGCGTACTCACGGATAGCTGCATTAGATAAACGACGTACCAAAGAAGCCGAACGAAAAGAGGAACCAGCtcttggcgaggcgcgccgcgagcacAAACGGCGGCACGCCCTGCGAGCCAAGTACGCCAGCCGTAGTCCCTGCAACTCCCCCTGCTGTAGCGCCcagaagcgcgccgcccgcgacgagcaccggcgcattcggcgcgacgctccatgcgctcgccgtgtcCATGCTGCGAGACGCCACGTGGCTAAAaagcgggcggcggcaaaGCCGTCTGTCGTTTGGCCACGATGCAGGCGATTTCCACGACGCCAAGCGAGACGACTGTGCAGACGctggagcgcatcggcgcgcACTCGCATGTGCGCGGCCtgggcctcgacgagcgcctggaagCGCGTGACAGTGGCGAGGGCATGGTcggccagcacgccgcccgcaAGGCCGCTGGCACCATTGTCAAGATTGTGCAGGCGGGTCGCATTGCGGGCCGTGCTGTGCTGATTGCCGGCCCTCCCGGCACTGGCAAGACGGCAATTGCGATGGGCATGGCGCAGATGCTGGGCCCCGATGTTCCTTTCACGACGCTCTCTGCGTCGGAAGTCTTTTCGAAGGAGATGAGCaagaccgaggcgctgatgCAGGCCTTTCGCCGCTCGATCGGCGTGCGCATGAAGGAAGAGGCGGAGATCATCGAGGGTGAGGTCGTCGAGATCCAGATCGACCGCAGCCTCACCGGTGCGACCAAGACCGGCAAGATCGTCATGAAGACGACCGACATGGAGACGGTCTACGACCTCGGCACCAAGATGATCGActcgctgcagcgcgaaaAGGTGACCGCCGGCGACGTGATCACCATTGAGAAGTCGAGCGGCCGCATCTCCAAGCTCGGCCGCAGTTttgcgcgctcgcgcgactACGACGCGATCGGCTCCGACACGCGCTTTGTGCAGTGCCccgagggcgagctgcagcgccgccgcgaggtggTGCACCCCCTTACGCTGCACGAGATCGACGTGATCAACTCGCGTACGCAGGGCTTCCTTGCACTCTTTGCGGGTGACACGGGCGAGATCAAGCCCGAGCTCCGCGACCAGATCAACGCCAAGTTTAGCGAGTGGCGCGAGGAGGGCAAGGCTGAGATCATCCCGGGTGTCTTGTTTATCGACGAAGTGCACATGCTGGACATCGAGTGCTTCTCGTTCCTGAACCGTGCGCTTGAGTCggagcttgcgccgctcgtcgtcaTGGCATCGAACCGCGGCGTGACACGCATCCGCGGTACGAGCTTCACCTCGCCGCACGGTCTGCCGATCGACCTGCTGGACCGCATCCTGATCATTAGCACCAAGCCCTAtaccgaggccgaggtccGCGAGATTCTCTCGATCCGTGCCCAGGAGGAGGAGGTCGCgatcaaggccgaggcgctcgatgtGCTCTCACGCATGGCGATGGAGACGTCGCTGCGCTATACGATCAACCTCATTACGCTCGCCTACCTCGCCTCGAAGCGGCGAaaggccgacgaggtggaCGTCGCAGACGTCCGCCGTGTCTACAGTACGTTTTTTTTCCTACTAACCCAGACCTCTTTGTCGACGAAAAGCGCAGCGTGCAGTACCTCCaggagcacgccgccgagttCCTCTCGGAGTCCACGCCGGTCGCGTAGATCATAGCTGCATGCCCCGATTGTTACGTCAGCGCTCCACGCGCGGCTGTTGGACCGAGCGCAGGGACGCGTGTCGCACCATGGCGCCGAAgcagggcgaggcgctcctcccGTACATCTATCATGGTAGGTCGCCGGCCTAACGGCAGAGCGTCAGGAGCCAGGAAGTATGCTGTGTGCACAGCACGCACTGAACGGAGTGCTCCAGGGCCATTTTTTCGACCCAAGCCAGCTGAGCCAaatcgccgccgagctcgccgagtacGAGCAGAGCGAGCTGGGGATCGACCACACGGACCTTGCTGCATCGGATACAGCGCAGCACATGGATGATACGGGCTACTTTAGcatcgaggtgctcgaccgcgcATTCAAGACATGGGACATGAGCTTGGTGCGCTGGAGGAAGCAGTCGCTGCAGCAACGCCACGAGCACCCCGAGCGCGAGTTTGCGTTCGTGCTCAATCTCGGGAGCCACTGGCTCGCGGTTCGCGGGTTCGGACAGAGGAACCGGCAGTGGTACGTCGTATGTCTAAGACAGGTTCAACCTCAACAGCTTCTTTGCCAAGCCGCAgtggctcggcgaggcaTACCTCGGCACGTTTCTGCACGCGGTACGTGGCACGGCTAACGCAGGCGGAACAAGAGGGATACTCTGTATTTGTCGTGGAGCACGaaggcgtcgcgccgccggacaacattgccgacgacgttgccgacgccggcgacgaAAATGGGACGCAGCAGGAGCCTATCTCAATTTCGGACGACGAAGATCCGGAACTGCAGGAAGCCCTGCGCCTCAGCCGCGAAGAGTACGCGGGAAACGGCGATGTGCAGTCCTTGGTACGTTGCTCTTCTCACACAGacgccccgccgccgccgcacacgCGAACCTACGTCGGGGTCGGAAGAGGAAAACGACGGACACGTCGACGCCATTGCCCCGACACGCAACCGCTCACGCAACGACGATCTCGTGGAAAGCCTCCCGGTCAGCGGCCatcgcagccgccgccggtcgcAAGCACACGAGGCAATGCAAGATACCAGCACCGACCTGCAGGGGCTCCGTGCATCCCGCTCGCGACGCAACTCGCGGCGGCAGTCATCCCCCGACGTGTTTGACGACGAAGAGAGCAACGTGCGCCAGTCGCCGTTCctgcacgccgtcgcgacgagctcgctgcTCAACGAAGATGTCCAAGAGATCGACGAGCTCTCGGACTCGGACATTGAGGAGGTgccgcgccctgcgcctgcgccacagctcagcgaggacgacgagcagctgcaggccgTCATTGCTGCAAGTCTTGGACAGCCCTACGAAGTATCGGAGCGCCTCTTGTCCCATGCGAATCGCGAGCTGAAcacgcgccctgcgccgcagccgatTCCCGaggacgtcgagcgcatccggcgcatgcgcgagaGCGCGAACCAGCCTACACCCCCGCCAGCGCCCGAGCCAGCGCCGGAACcagcgcccgaggcgccagaggaggaagaggacgaggacgaggacgaggaacAAGTTTCTCCTGAAGAaatgcgccgccgaagaCTTGCGCGGTTTGGATAGCTATGGTACAATATGATTTTCGTTCGCCTCGAGATTTTCCACTGTCTTGAGCACTTCATCGAGCTGAGCATGCAATTTCCGAATGATGAGCTGGTCGATTGGGTTGAGCCGTagcggcacgcgcggctTGGAGtgaccgcgccgcaggtGTTTCTTGGCGCAGCATGTCCCGGGTGGCGCATCTGGTGGAACTTGCCTCATCGTATCTGGAGGCTGGGGAAGCGAGCGCTGGGCGACTTCATGGACATGCGCCAGGGCACGCTCCAAGTCGTAAAGTTCCAGCTTCATCGCATACAACGCAATCTTGCGCGCATTCTTGGGCGTCGGCAAAAagtcgccgatgcgcacctcgactACGCCAGGCTCCTCGCCAGCACGCAGCCGACGCGGCTCCGCATTGCACGGACACGATGTGCATGTTCCAGACGCTTTGCACCCGCAGCCGCCGGATCCGTTGGAAATGAGCACTTCTTGAAATACCTTGAGGGCGCGAGCATAGATTTGGAGTGCGGTAGAAATTAAAAGGCCTGCACTGACTTCGTACGAGGGGTCTTTTTTGCAGGTGGGGCagtcggcgctgcaggcgcactTTTTCGTGATAGACTGGCTCATGGACAGGGTGAAGACAAGCGAGGAAGCGACATTCGCTTTTGACGTCCCGCCGCCATGCGAATCGTCCCACGCAAGTGGGCCTGAACGCAAGGACCGTTGCAACGATAACAGTGCCAAGTCCGACTCGCACAGGCACGAACAGCCCGGGCCGGCAGGGTTGGGGACACAGTGCACCTTGTCGTGCTTTCCGACGGGGTTTTCTTGCAAAACGGCCGGGGCGCTCGTCTCTGTCTTGACCGAGCAGCAGGATTTGAGCGGACCACCAGCGGCAACGGCCGCCGGTGGCTCGGGCACAGGAGGTGGCGTGACCCGCGCCTCTTCCTTGTCCGAATAGGGCGTGCTGACTTCGCTGCTCTTTGTGTCGTGCAAATCAGAACCCTGACTATGATCCGGCAAGGACCACGCCAGGTTCCACCACCGCATGTCGGAAGGAACGGAGTAGACAAGGTCGTCCTGGAGAAACGCACTTTCGGCGTACTCGGCAccgggcgacgacgccggcctTGGGCCAGATGTTTCGTGGAGCTGGGCAATGCCGTTCATGGTGTCGGATGCAGAGACGCCGCCCCATCCCTCGCTGTTGACGGGCGCCGTAGAAAGCATATTAGGTGTCAGGCCATCGGCCGGTGCGATTTCGAGCGTGTAGAGTGATTCCAAAAAGACAGCGAGCGACAGATCCGAGAGGGACGACGGTGCGGCCATCTCCTGATTGGCAGGCGGAGGTGCATCCATAGGCAGTGGCGTAttcgccggcgcggccgtcaGGGCTGGCTCTTTTACCGAAGGTGGCTCTGGAGTGCCTGGCGCAGGGGTCGAGGTCCGCAGATCATAGTTGCATTGCGCCTTACGGGGGCTGCCCGTAGAAGCGTCCGAGGTGGGGCGGGGGTGATTGAGGCCATGCTCTGCCGGACCCTTCCGAGGGCGTCCGATGCGCGACTGGGCCGCTGAGTTAGGCTAGGGACGTACCAAAGAAGCAGTCAGCTCCGTCCATGGTGCAGCGTGTGCATGCTCTGCCAtcgcgcgacacgcccgagcaCCGCAGCTTTCGCGTACGGCACTGTTCGCAGGCAACACGGAGCTTGCTTCCAATAGCCAAGGCATGCGACATAGAAATGCGCTCATCACCGAGCTGCACGGTCTGCCCACCGAGCGAGGGCTGCATACTAGACGATGGCTCGGGTGAGCTCTTTGGCAAGGGTTTTGCCACGTCGTGCGCGTGGATCATAGCCCCTCTGTCTTTTCACAGGCACTCTATTCTACCGAGCTTGTCGAAAAAAAGGGTCCGAGAACAACAGGGGGCCCGGTAGGCCTGCCGAATATTCTATGGGTATTAAAATTGCGCTGCCTTATTGGCCCGATGCGACCGTACTGAGGCACGGTGCTCGCCCGATTTGATGGCTTCAATGGTGCGGAGGCGCATCGCTTCGTCGTGCGATCGCTTGGAAGGCGTCGTGGGCGTAGTTGAGCGTGGGGCATATCGCGTTGGGGAGCGAGCGCTATTTTGTTTGGTCGACGGGCTTTGACTGGAGAGCAAGAGGTCATCGGAGGATTCCGAGGCACTTCGTACGATCGCTGCAGGGACGTGGGGCGGCTCCGGTGGAGGACTCGACGGGTGCGTAGGGGTATTTAGCATAGTTTGGCAGGTTGGGCTGGACATTATTCGACGTAATGCGTTTTTTGGGCTTGTATTCTGATCGTCTGGCGCGGGGACAGCCGCACGGAGCGCCATGGCTGCCAGTGTGTCCATCCACTGCCCAAATGCCATGGCAAAAGCGGGTGAATTTCCATGCAGTGCatccagctcgaggacaAGTGTAGCGGGCTGTGCAGAACATAGAGCAAAACAGCAGGTCGCCTGGGTCAGTGCAGAGGCTTACTAGGTGACGTTCTCTCTTGAGCGTGGCAGACTTTCGCTGGACCTCGGCATTTTGCGAGCTAGGATAGACTGCCACTTCCAGCAAGCGCACTGCATGCTCTGTTTCCACCGGTTCAGTTGATAcacgagcgcagcgcgccagAGACGCGACCGGGTACCATCCATAATAGCACACACACTGCCCTAGGTCCAGGAGCAGCACTCTGCAAATGTCGTGCTCGTGGGCATATTTCTGCATAAGATTACGCACATACCATCACACAGCGCTCATCCGGATAAAAAGACCATGCGGCACTCTCGAGCGCCTTTGATGCCGCCTGCATTAGTcccgcgacgtaccgcgtTCCATGCCCAGGGCTCGTCCGCCATGCGCGTTTGAATGTGGAGGTGTTGGCCCTTCCTCCGGACGCGATTGAGCAGGATGCAAAAGGACCCCCTCGAAGATGCCATTGTCATGGAAGGCGTCTCCAATGCGGGTCGACAGTCGGGTGAAGAAGCTGCCAATGTCTTCCGGTCGGTAGACACGACAGGGCACATGCCACACGTCGCGCACACCAAGCCGCCTCCCGACGAAGAGCTTGACGAGTTTGCCTATGCGGATACCATTCTCCAGTTGCACCCCACTCGTGACCTGGACGAGAGCTTTGAGCAGGGAAGGACAGCAGATCAacctgcgcagcgcgcgcgaaTGTCACTCTTGGATGGTACGTCGCCAGTCTAACGCAGCCATGTCCTTGACGATCGGACTGCAGGTGGTGCGTGCACCTTCTCACAGCAGGGCAGTGGCATTTTCTCGTC
The sequence above is a segment of the Malassezia japonica chromosome 6, complete sequence genome. Coding sequences within it:
- the RVB2 gene encoding DNA helicase (COG:L; EggNog:ENOG503NVB1), which encodes MQAISTTPSETTVQTLERIGAHSHVRGLGLDERLEARDSGEGMVGQHAARKAAGTIVKIVQAGRIAGRAVLIAGPPGTGKTAIAMGMAQMLGPDVPFTTLSASEVFSKEMSKTEALMQAFRRSIGVRMKEEAEIIEGEVVEIQIDRSLTGATKTGKIVMKTTDMETVYDLGTKMIDSLQREKVTAGDVITIEKSSGRISKLGRSFARSRDYDAIGSDTRFVQCPEGELQRRREVVHPLTLHEIDVINSRTQGFLALFAGDTGEIKPELRDQINAKFSEWREEGKAEIIPGVLFIDEVHMLDIECFSFLNRALESELAPLVVMASNRGVTRIRGTSFTSPHGLPIDLLDRILIISTKPYTEAEVREILSIRAQEEEVAIKAEALDVLSRMAMETSLRYTINLITLAYLASKRRKADEVDVADVRRVYNLFVDEKRSVQYLQEHAAEFLSESTPVA
- a CDS encoding uncharacterized protein (MEROPS:MER0099998; COG:O; EggNog:ENOG503P453), yielding MAPKQGEALLPQLSQIAAELAEYEQSELGIDHTDLAASDTAQHMDDTGYFSIEVLDRAFKTWDMSLVRWRKQSLQQRHEHPEREFAFVLNLGSHWLAVRGFNLNSFFAKPQWLGEAYLGTFLHAAEQEGYSVFVVEHEGVAPPDNIADDVADAGDENGTQQEPISISDDEDPELQEALRLSREEYAGNGDVQSLTPRRRRTREPTSGSEEENDGHVDAIAPTRNRSRNDDLVESLPVSGHRSRRRSQAHEAMQDTSTDLQGLRASRSRRNSRRQSSPDVFDDEESNVRQSPFLHAVATSSLLNEDVQEIDELSDSDIEEVPRPAPAPQLSEDDEQLQAVIAASLGQPYEVSERLLSHANRELNTRPAPQPIPEDVERIRRMRESANQPTPPPAPEPAPEPAPEAPEEEEDEDEDEEQVSPEEMRRRRLARFG
- a CDS encoding uncharacterized protein (EggNog:ENOG503NU1K; COG:C) produces the protein MPNRTHGGLQDKDRIFQNLYGQHDFRLKGALARGDWHRTRDIIERGHDFIINQMKESGIRGRGGAGFPSGLKWSFMLKPGWEKDPRPRYLVINADEGEPGTCKDREIMRHDPHKLIEGCLVAGRAMGANAAYIYIRGEFVEEANNLQEAVYEAYKAGLIGKNACNSGYDYDVYVHRGAGAYICGEETALIESLEGKQGKPRLKPPFPADIGVFGCPTTVANVETVAVAPTIIRRGPKWFAGFGRDKNHGTKLYAISGHVNKPCVVEEEMSIPLRELIDKHCGGVRGGWDNLLSVIPGGSSTPMMPKDVCGEALMDFDSLRDCQSALGTGAVIVMDQSTDLIHAISRLTKFYQHESCGQCTPCREGTTWLSNMMSRFEKGRGALREIDMIWELTKQMEGHTICGLADATAWPIQGLLRHFRPRVEERMREYEAEHGPVLFGGRLASERPEDLAMPQNLSFPNQESKDNFAPGVPGA
- a CDS encoding uncharacterized protein (EggNog:ENOG503P8E4) encodes the protein MDTASAWSVAPNAPVLVAGGALLGATAGGVAGTTAGVLGSQGVPPFVLAARLAKSWFLFSFGFFAIREYAVRPIVQRNWTGPENPHMHDLRATFLSGGAVGAVAAGFMRRPIVPGILTVAGLCTIVQVASNEATIGVRALMRKEAAAPPQPAAPSVDTAPEPDVGHERPSKPKGSIRAFIEKHNPIVPLSNDEYKERLLQRRAEIDGELILLEEALAQERKQLHTLQGTTL
- a CDS encoding uncharacterized protein (TransMembrane:6 (i91-111o117-138i150-170o201-220i232-249o261-281i); COG:I; EggNog:ENOG503NV6N), which encodes MAHLLGRWSESNRAAPSVHIDWSLYGGNETLPPTSNVPGAKWMPKAAKQAMPADDFLWALNEEPHRTRRMAILKAHPEIRKLMGHEPLTKYVVMSVAVMQLSIALAMWANGIHPLDWRFLLTAYVIGGTANQHIFLAIHEITHNLAFKSIRANRILAIVANLPIGIPYAMTFKPYHIEHHKHLGEDGIDTDMPTKYELWCLNNVLGKAFFATFQLLFYALRPGLVRVQRLGPWHFANIGLQLAFDALLYEACGRSWTPLLYLLMSSFFAGSLHPMAGHFIAEHYMFSQIQQETWSYYGPLNIFLYNVGYHNEHHDFPSVPWTRLPELHKIASEFYTVLPYHTSWTMVILQFIFSDHSGMNMRVKRKHSGPDPVQEQPIEDAPEHTGWELRPQPLRT
- the GSH2 gene encoding glutathione synthase (EggNog:ENOG503NU0F; COG:Q) gives rise to the protein MPSESSLPAWPPQELIEATRCASVTGDARDYALSHGLVYRALPAEKGGVPPQDTTIHAPITLLPTPFPRFLFNKAQELQPLYNQLYARLALDEQFIKSIMESSVVHVDEFQAKLYEIWRTVLDEGLTQDAQLGLFRSDYLMHSSAEAGLELKQVEFNTISASFGPLCTRTSQLHHFLLHKGAYEALSPVLRKENMPKNEALTTLGAGLADAHNYYVHESRDAQHAVKPAILFVVQGDERNTFDQRAIEMELMAEHGIPVIRATLEDLSTTASLHGNERVLVLQSPVSHAPIEISVVYFRTGYSPEDYSTDKAWDVRLMLERSHAIKCPTIALQLVGSKKAQQVLAEPGVLEKYIGHDADQLRLSFAQLWPMDPKTDLGKEAIRLAREEPHNYVLKPQREGGGHNIYKDDIPAALDAMEKRDKERAARGEDSVVKECEGYILMSLINVPPNRGNLLLRAGHSVPAAEHIKDTVSELGVYGTTLFTPSDVIEDRSGGYLLRTKAKESDEGGVAVGFSVIDTPVLV
- a CDS encoding uncharacterized protein (COG:S; TransMembrane:2 (i26-44o50-69i); EggNog:ENOG503P990), with protein sequence MGVASTLEGVWESVFHEGVNTPTHRVMNLAFYGLFITLIGLLLVSGGNGHVMALLLLSVCLFVSVNWFIAELQREAALRDKEDKKE